The Bacteroidia bacterium genomic interval CGTCCAGTCCATCCATATAGCCTTTGATCTTGCCAAAGAGCTGAGAGTAACTTTCTTGTGAAATAGGCAGATTGATATCTCCCCAATCCACGCTATTTTCCGTAATGGCATCTTTTACAATGAAGCGATCCTTAGGAGAGCGACCTGTAAATTTGCCCGTTTTTACTACCAGAGCACCTGTGCTGCTGAGATGGCCCTGACCTTTGATAATGGTCTTCTCAACCAAAGCAGCAGGAGTAAGATTGGTACTGATTAACTTAGCCATAGTATTTAGTATAAATTTTTGAGTAAATAACTAGGTATATATATATAAGATTGATAATTGACTTTCTGCTAAGAAATTAAATTGCCGGATGCAAAGAACACGAGCTAAGGAGGGCAAAAAAACAAGTGGAAAGACAATATGAACATATCTAGCAATGCTAAAATATGCTGATTATGAGGTTTTTCAGGATGTATTTCTCCCAAAACCTTTCTCTTTTCCAACTTGTAGTAGTAAGACCCCGTCCTTAAAGTGTGTAAAACTAATAAATAGTCCTTCGATTTCATATCAAAGAAGCCTATTAAAATGGATTAAATCACAGCCGTTAATAAGCTGTTAATGAAGGCCTAAAAAATTTAAAACATTTATAAATAACCCTTAAAACAATTATTAAACATGGAACCCAGAAGTGATAAAAGTTTTCTCCTCACCCTCCTCCTTTGCTTTTTTGTAGGAGCTTTGGGAATACATCGCTTTTATGCGGGAAAACTTCTTACGGGAATACTAATGTTGATCACTGCAGGTGGATTTGGAATTTGGGTATTGATTGACCTGATCATGATTTTACTCGGAAATTTTACCGATAGCGGTGGCAGATATATAAAGAATTAGTCATAGTTTCTTTAGCATACAGAAGGCAGGCCGTTTAGAATTTTTCTAACGGCCTTTTTTATTCTCTCCCGATCTCAAATAATTGCTAACTTGGCCTTCGATCATGGAGAGAAAAACTAATAGAGAACAGTTTTATCAGGCAAGTCTGAGGCTTTTTTTCGAAAAAGGCTATAAGGCAACCTCTATGCGAAATATCGCAGATAAGCTGGATATTCAGGCTCCTACGCTTTACAATTATGTAAAGTCCAAACATGATATCCTCGAAAACATCCTCTTCGATATCGCTGGCAGATTTCATAAAGGGATGAAGGATATTTATGATTCCTCTTATTCTCCTACAGAAAAATTAAAAGCAGTTGTGGCCCTCAATGTGCGCCTTACAACTGACTATCCTTATCATGTCTATTTACTGGTGGCGGAGTGGAAACATCTGAATGAAGACAGGCGGGATGACTTTCTCCAAAATCGTAAAGAATATGAAGGAATGCTTCGAAATATCATTTCTGAGGGCATTGAGAAGGGGGATTTTCGATCCATGAATCTTGAGATCGCTATGGAAGCGATCCTTTCTTCTATTCGTTGGCTCTTTCACTGGTATTCCCGTGATAAGGAAGATGTCCTGAATCCTATTGAGCTGGAAAAACAAATGCTGGATTTTATTCTCTATGGGGTCAGCACTCAAAATTCCTAATCTATATCTATGTTTTCACTTGCTCCTGAATTTCAAATTCTATGGTATGAATGGGCCATGGTTCTTTTTGCAGCTCTTTTGATTGGTTTTTCTAAAGCGGGCATAAAAGGAATTGCAGTTGTATCTGTAACATTGCTGGCACTGGTTTATGGAGCAAAAGCTTCAACAGGGATATTGATGCCCATGCTCATAGCCGCAGATATTTATGCAATTATATATTATAGAAATGATGTAATCTGGAAGCATATATATCGATTGATGCCCTGGATGGTTGCCGGGGTTTTATTGGGTACATGGATAGGTAAAGATTTGCCGGAAGATATATTTCGGCAAGGAATGGCAATAATCATATTACTTACCGTGGGAATGATGTACTGGTGGGATCGACAGAAAGAAGTAAAGGTGCCTGAGGGCTTATGGTTCTCAAGTATTATGGGCTTAGCTGCCGGTTTTACAACGATGATCGGAAATCTGGCAGGTCCTTTTTCCAATCTTTACTTCCTGGCTATGCGGCTTCCTAAAAATGAATTTATCGGTACGGCAGCCTGGCTTTTCTTCTTCATTAATCTTTTCAAATTACCTTTCCACATTTTTGTATGGGAAACCATTAGTCTGGAGTCTTTCAAAGTGAATCTTTTCATTTATCCGGCTCTATTTTTCGGACTTATTATTGGGGTAAAATTGATAAGGATGATTAAAGATGATTTATTCAGAAAAATGGTCATACTCCTTAC includes:
- a CDS encoding TetR/AcrR family transcriptional regulator; the encoded protein is MERKTNREQFYQASLRLFFEKGYKATSMRNIADKLDIQAPTLYNYVKSKHDILENILFDIAGRFHKGMKDIYDSSYSPTEKLKAVVALNVRLTTDYPYHVYLLVAEWKHLNEDRRDDFLQNRKEYEGMLRNIISEGIEKGDFRSMNLEIAMEAILSSIRWLFHWYSRDKEDVLNPIELEKQMLDFILYGVSTQNS
- a CDS encoding sulfite exporter TauE/SafE family protein encodes the protein MFSLAPEFQILWYEWAMVLFAALLIGFSKAGIKGIAVVSVTLLALVYGAKASTGILMPMLIAADIYAIIYYRNDVIWKHIYRLMPWMVAGVLLGTWIGKDLPEDIFRQGMAIIILLTVGMMYWWDRQKEVKVPEGLWFSSIMGLAAGFTTMIGNLAGPFSNLYFLAMRLPKNEFIGTAAWLFFFINLFKLPFHIFVWETISLESFKVNLFIYPALFFGLIIGVKLIRMIKDDLFRKMVILLTAIGAIAIFFK